A genomic region of Arachis stenosperma cultivar V10309 chromosome 9, arast.V10309.gnm1.PFL2, whole genome shotgun sequence contains the following coding sequences:
- the LOC130947503 gene encoding ATP synthase subunit delta', mitochondrial-like produces the protein MFCRASTLLRHPLMGATSRRFSTDLPAAAVEDSSFVEAWKKVSPNVDPPKTPLAYMKPRPATPSSLPSKLTVNFVLPYASELSAKEVDMVIVPATTGQMGVLPGHVATIAELKPGVLSVHEGNDVTKYFVSSGFAFIHANSVADIIAVEAVPVDRIDANLVQKGLQDFTQKLNSATTDLEKAEAQIGVDVHSALNSALTG, from the exons ATGTTCTGCCGAGCATCTACCCTCCTCCGCCACCCACTGATGGGCGCTACATCCCGCCGATTCTCGACGGATCTGCCGGCGGCGGCCGTAGAAGATTCGAGCTTCGTGGAGGCATGGAAGAAAGTGAGCCCAAACGTGGATCCACCAAAGACTCCATTGGCTTACATGAAGCCTCGCCCAGCCACTCCTTCTTCCCTTCCTTCCAAGCTCACTGTCAACTTCGTCCTCCCTTACGCTTCCGAACTCTCCGCTAAAGAG GTTGACATGGTCATAGTACCTGCAACAACCGGGCAAATGGGTGTTCTCCCTGGACACGTTGCAACAATTGCAGAGTTGAAACCTGGTGTCCTATCCGTTCACGAAGGCAATGATGTGACCAAGTACTTTGTCAGCAGTGGCTTTGCCTTCATCCATGCGAATTCTGTTGCTGATATAATAGCTGTTGAAGCTGTACCAGTAGATCGAATTGATGCAAACTTAGTCCAGAAGGGACTTCAAGATTTCACTCAGAAGCTGAATTCGGCCACAACTGATTTGGAGAAAGCTGAAGCTCAGATTGGAGTTGATGTCCATAGTGCTCTCAACTCGGCTCTTACAGGCTGA
- the LOC130950740 gene encoding ATP synthase subunit delta', mitochondrial-like, which yields MFRRATTLLRRPLMGATSRRFSTDLPAAAVEDSSFVEAWKKVSPNVDPPKTPLAYMKPRPATPSSLPSKLTVNFVLPYASELSAKEVDMVIVPATTGQMGVLPGHVATIAELKPGVLSVHEGNDVTKYFVSSGFAFIHANSVADIIAVEAVPVDRIDANLVQKGLQEFTQKLNSATTDLEKAEAQIGVDVHSALNSALTG from the exons ATGTTCCGCCGAGCAACTACCCTCCTCCGCCGCCCACTGATGGGCGCTACATCCCGCCGATTCTCGACGGATCTGCCGGCGGCGGCCGTAGAAGATTCGAGCTTCGTGGAGGCATGGAAGAAAGTCAGCCCAAACGTGGATCCACCAAAGACTCCATTGGCTTACATGAAGCCTCGCCCAGCCACTCCTTCTTCCCTTCCTTCCAAGCTCACTGTCAACTTCGTCCTCCCTTACGCTTCCGAACTCTCCGCTAAAGAG GTTGACATGGTAATAGTACCTGCAACAACTGGGCAAATGGGTGTTCTCCCTGGACACGTTGCAACGATTGCAGAGTTGAAACCTGGTGTCCTATCCGTTCATGAAGGCAATGATGTGACCAAGTACTTTGTCAGCAGTGGCTTTGCCTTCATCCATGCAAATTCGGTTGCTGATATAATAGCTGTTGAAGCTGTACCAGTAGATCGAATTGATGCAAACTTAGTCCAGAAGGGACTTCAAGAGTTCACTCAGAAGCTGAACTCTGCGACAACTGATTTGGAGAAAGCTGAAGCTCAGATTGGAGTTGATGTGCATAGCGCTCTCAACTCAGCTCTTACAGGCTAA
- the LOC130951369 gene encoding FCS-Like Zinc finger 3 yields the protein MASPLSSPSSSSSSPRSNIFYYAGCEHHYEQPYFLQACFLCKKPLGQNRDIFMYRGNTPFCSKECRQEQIEIDEAKEKTLKLSSSKRGVRKSETTNQNSTSDNTLRTGTVAVA from the exons ATGGCTTCTCCCTtatcatcaccatcttcttcttcttcttctccaagatcTAACATCTTCTATTATGCTGGATGTGAACATCACTATGAGCAGCCATATTTCCTTCAAGCTTGTTTTCTATGCAAAAAACCTCTTGGCCAAAACAGAGACATCTTTATGTATAG AGGGAACACTCCGTTCTGTAGCAAAGAGTGCAGGCAGGAACAGATAGAGATTGATGAAGCAAAAGAGAAAACGTTGAAGCTTTCTTCTTCAAAAAGGGGTGTTAGAAAATCTGAGACCACTAACCAGAATTCTACATCCGACAACACTTTAAGAACAGGCACAGTTGCTGTGGCCTAA
- the LOC130949228 gene encoding uncharacterized protein At4g04775-like, giving the protein MDAAGMKRRSASMVEGGNDRCEESGMKKYDGMCRCSLAVIALRSKTNANPGRWFFRCPLWKNKNQDCKYFQWIDELEEQDMVEEEECSWNNKPMLSSGGKLKQKSTRKLSESVQYEDIDPMVLPVLTKELKEKLRRIEILLTMLCIGVAIGVFIDFFALFKN; this is encoded by the exons ATGGATGCAGCAGGTATGAAGCGAAGGTCTGCGTCAATGGTAGAAGGCGGCAACGATAGGTGCGAAGAGTCTGGTATGAAGAAGTACGACGGTATGTGTCGCTGTTCTCTTGCTGTTATTGCTCTGAGATCGAAGACGAATGCTAACCCAGGGAGGTGGTTCTTTCGGTGCCCACTATGGAAG AATAAAAACCAGGATTGCAAATATTTTCAATGGATTGATGAGTTGGAAGAGCAAGACATGGTTGAAGAGGAGGAATGTTCTTGGAACAACAAACCCATGCTATCTTCAGGTGGAAAACTCAAACAGAAGAGCACTAGGAAGCTTTCCGAATCAGTGCAGTATGAGGACATTGACCCCATGGTGCTACCTGTTCTTACAAAAGAATTGAAGGAGAAATTGAGGAGGATTGAAATTCTTCTAACCATGTTGTGCATTGGGGTTGCAATTGGTGTCTTCATCGATTTCTTTGCTCTGTTTAAGAACTGA